Genomic segment of Microbacterium sp. M28:
GCGCTGCGCTCCGAACTGGGCGAGGTCATCTGATGCCGGTGATCGTCGACATCGACGTCATGCTCGCGCGCCGCAAGATGGGTGTCGGAGAGCTCGCCGAACGGATCGGCATCACGCCGACCAACCTCGCCGTGCTCAAGAACGGACGGGCCAAGGCAGTCCGGTTCACGACGCTGGATGCGCTGTGCGAGGCGCTCGAGTGCCAGCCGGGCGACCTGCTTCGGTGGGTGCCGGAGGATGCCGCGGGCTGAGCCGGCTGCGCGAGATCAGGAGAGTGGCTCGAGATCAGGACGATCCGGCCGGGATCGTCCTGATCTCAGGCAGACGCCCTGATCTCGCCGCACGGACTCAGCGCGCGGCGAGCAGCTTCTCGAGCCGACCGACCTCGCCCCTCGCCATGGCGTACGTGTGCTCGGACGCCGGGTAAGCCCCGCTGCGCACCTCGTCGGCGTAAGCCGTGACACCGGCGATGGCATCCGTGCGCAGGTCGGCGTAACGGCGCACGAAGCGCGCGGCTCCGCCGGCGTGGATGCCGAGCAGATCATGGAACACGAGCACCTGCCCGTCGGCATCCGCTCCGGCACCGATCCCGACGACGGGGATCTCAAGCAGCGGCATGAGCGCAGCCGTCACCTCGGACGGGACGGCCTCGATGACGAGCATCGTGCATCCGGCATCCTGCAGCGCGATGGCGTCGTCGATCACGGCGAGCGCGGCGTCGGCACGCCGTCCCTGTGCGCGGTAGCCGCCGAACGACGCGGCCGTCTGCGGGGTGAGTCCGACGTGTCCGACGACGGGAATTCCTGCCGACACGAGCGCGCGGGCCCGATCGATCGACGTGCCGCCGCGTTCGATCTTGACGAGGTCGACGCCGGCTTCCTTGACGAAGCGTCGTGCCGTCGCGATGGCCTCGGCGTCGGATGCCTCGTACGAGCCGAACGGCAGATCACCGACGAGCAGGGGACGTTCGAGGCCCCGCCGCACGGCCTTGGTGAGCATGAGCATCTCGTCGATCGTGACCGGGACGGTGCTGTCGTAGCCGAGCACCGTCATCGCGGCGGAGTCGCCGACCAGCACGACGTCGACACCGGCAGCCTCGACGATCTGCGCGCTGGGGTGGTCGTAGGCGGTCACCATGACGATCTTCTCGCCGGCGGCCTTCTTGGCGGCGAGGTCGCGCAGCGTGAGACGCCGGGCAGGGGCGGGGCGCGCGCTCATCAGGCGACCAGCTCTCCGACGGCGGCGTCGATCTGGACGATCGCGTTGGTGGGGTCGACGTGAACGACCACCGGCTCGTAGCCCTCGAAGTCTTCGCGGGAGTAGTCCGCGTAGGAGATGACGATGATCGTGTCGCCGGTGTGCACGAGGCGGGCGGCGGCGCCGTTGACCTTGATCTCGCCGGTCCCGCGTTCGCCTGCCAGCGTGTACGTGACGAACCGGGCGCCGTTGTTCACGTCGACGACGTGCACCTGCTCGTACGGCAGGATGTCGGCGGCGTCGAGCAGGTCGGGGTCGACCGTGATGGATCCGACGTAGTTCAGATCGCTGGCCGTGATGGTCGCGCGGTGGATCTTCGACTTCAGCATGGTGCGTCGCATCAGGCGTCGCCTCTCAGGGTGTGGTTGTCGATCAGTCGGGCGGCGCCGACGCGGGCGGCGACGGCGAGGAGGGTGTCGTTCCGAGTGGTCGCGACGGGCTCGAGGGTCTCGGCATCGCGGAGTTCGAGGTATTCCGGGCTGATCCCGGCGCCGTCGAGGACCTCGAGGGCTGCCGTGCGGATGACTGCGGCATCCCGAGCGCCGGCGTCGTGGACGGCATGCGCGGCATCGAGTGCGCGGCTGAGGGCTGTCGCCTGCGCGCGGGCATCCGGGTCGAGGTAGACGTTGCGCGAGCTCATGGCGAGCCCGTCGGCCTCGCGCACGATCGGGCAGGCTTCGATGCGGACGTCGAGGTTCAGGTCGCGCACGACGCGGCGGACGACGAGCACCTGCTGGGCATCCTTCTGCCCGAAATACGCGACGTCGGGGCGGACGATCCCGAAAAGCTTGATCACGACGGTCGCGACGCCGTCGAAGTGATGGATGCCGCGGCTCGCGCCGTCCAGCACCTCGGTGATGCCGGCGACGTGGACCGTGGTCGCGAACCCGTCGGGGTAGACCTCGGACGGCTCGGGCGCGAAGAGGACGTCGACGCCCTCGGCTTCAGCGAGCGCCGCGTCACGGGCTTCGTCGCGGGGGTAGGTGCTGAGGTCCTCGTTCGCCGCGAACTGGGTCGGATTGACGAACAGCGAGACGACGACGAGATCGTTGTGGGCGCGGGCCTCGCGCATGAGGGAGAGGTGGCCCTCGTGGAAGGCCCCCATCGTGGGGACGAGGCCGACGGTGCGGTGTTCGGCACGCGCGGCCTGCACGGTGGCGCGGATCTCGGTGATGGTGCGGAGGATCTTCATGCGTCTCCTCCACTCGTCCCTGCAGCGGGGTTCTCCGCTCCGTGAGCGAGGGAGCGCCCCTTCTCCGTTCGTTGAGCGAGGGAGCGCAGCGACCGAGTCGAAACGCGCTCACCCCGAGCGACCACCCCTGTCGCGTTCGCGAGCGCATCGAACAGCACGTCGAGGCCTTCCCGCTCCGCGGCCTCGCGTTGCCGCTCGACGGTCGCGATGTCGCCGCGGGCGATGGGGCCGGTCAGGGCCTCGCTCGCGCCGCGTTCGCGCCAGTTATCGACGCTCTGTCGGACCAGCGGCGCGAGCAGGTCGCGAGCGTCCGAGACGCCGGCGGACTCGGCGAGGTGCTCTGCGGCATCCAGCACGGTCAACACGAAGTTCGAGGCGAAGGATGCCGCCGCGTGATAGCTCGCACGGTGGGCGTCATCGACGGGGAACGGCCGAGCGCCGACGGCGCGGGCGAGGTGTTCCGCCGCCTCGCGGGCGATCGGCGTGCGCCCGTCGATCGCGGCGCCGATGCCGTGGAAGACCTCGGGCGACTCGGTGCCGGTGAAGGTCTGAAGCGGGTGGATGCTGAAGTCGACGTCGGTCAGCGGCGTGGCGCCCGAGACGTGGCCGAGCAGGGTGACGTGCGGTCGCGTGCGCGCCGCCGCCTCGGGGATCGCCGCATCCGGGACACAGAGGAGTGCGATGTCACTCTGCGGGATCTCGTCGGTGCGGCCGGAGGGCCCGCGGACGTCGAACTCCGTGGCGCGCAGCGCCCGTGCAAGGACCGTGCCGAGGCGGCCGGCACCGACAACGGCGATGGTCGCGTCCGACGTGAGAACAGCGGCAGGATTCATGGCGGATTCCGGTCGAAAACGGGCTGCGGGGATGACCCGAGTATCCGCCTGAGGCGGCATCCGCTCCAAATCTGGAATCAGATAATCAAATCAGCATGCAGATCCACTAGGCATTCTGCTTCATTTGACCCATACGTGCTGGCCGATTTGATTCCACCGATGTCCGCGGTACGAGCTCAGCCGAGTTCGCGCAGCTCTGAAGTGCGCTCGCCTCCGGCGTCCCCGGTGTTGACCGTGCCCTGCGGCTCGAACAGCAGCGCGTGCACCTCGCCGTCCGCCTTCGGGCAGTGCTCGACGCCCTTCGGGACGACGAACACGTCGTTCGGCCCGAGGACGACATCGCGGTCGCGGAGCTGGATCGTCAGCTCCCCGCTGATCACCATGAAGAGTTCATCGGTGTCGGGATGCGTGTGCCAGACGAACTCGCCCTGAAGCTTCACGACCTTGACGTCGTAATCGTTGATGCTCGTCAGGCGGTGCGGCTGCCAGTGCTCCGAGATCGCGGCGAGAGCGGTGTCGATGTTGCGGACGTCGGTGGTCATGGTTCGAGCGTAGAGCCCGTTGCGGGATGCCGGGGCGGGCGTGTGCTCCGCCCCCGGCATCCGATTTCAGAGCCGCTCGAGTCGCAGCGTCGCGGTAGCGCTGTGCGCCGCCATGCCCTCGGAATCCGAGATCACCTGCACGGCGTTCGCGAGCTCGGGCGTCGCCTCACGGGCGATCCGCTGATAGGTCAGCGGCTTCAGGAAGCGCGACACCGACAGACCGGCGCTGTGCTTGGCCCCACCGGCCGTCGGCAGAACGTGGTTGGTGCCCGCCATGCCCTTGTCCGAGTAGGCGACGGTGCTCCACGGCCCGATGAACAGCGACCCGTAGTTGCGGAGGTTCTCGTGGTACCAGTCGTCGTCGGCGGTGAGCAGCTCGAGGTGCTCGGGGGCGAGGTCGTCCATCAACGCCGCCGCGGTCTCACGGTCCTTCGCGACGGTGACCACGCCGTAGTTGCGCCACGCGGGGCCGCAGATCTCGGCGGTCGACAGGGTCTCGAGCTGACGCTCCACGGCTGCGATGACCGCCTTGCCGTGCTCCTCGGATGTCGTGACGAGCGCAGCGGGCGAGTTCGGACCGTGCTCGGCCTGGCCGAGCAGGTCAGCGGCGACGAGCTCGGGGTCGGCGGTCTCATCGGAGATCACCGCGACCTCGCTGGGACCGGCGAGCAGATCGATCGCGACGGTGCCGAACAGCTGGCGCTTGGCCTCTGCCACGAAGGCGTTGCCCGCGCCGACGAGCATATCGACCGGCAGGTCTCCGAGCAGTCCGTACGCCATGGCGGCGAGCGCCTGCACACCGCCGAGCACGAACACGCGATCGACCCCGGAGAGGTGCGCGGCGTAGACGACCGCGTCGTTCGCGTTGCCGTCGGGCTGCGGCGGGGTGCACGCGATGACCGTGGGGACGCCGGCGGCCTTGGCGACGCCGACGGTCATGAAGGCGCTGGCCGTCAGGGGGAAGCGGCCGGCGGGAAGATAGGCGCCGACCCGCGAGACGGGGACGTACCGCGCGCCGGTGACCAGCCCCGGGACGAGCTCGGTCTCGAAGTCCTTCAGGTGCGCACGCGACTCCTTCGCGAACGCCTGGGTCCGCGCGGCGCCGAGTTCGATCGCCTCGCGCAGGTCGCTCGGCAGACGATCACCGCTGGACGCGATCTGCGCGGCGGAGAGTTCGATGTCGCGGCCGTCGTACCGGTCCAGCGTGCGCGCGTAGTCCAGGACGGCGTCGATGCCGCGCTTCTGGATGTCGCTGAGCATCCCGGAGACGGTCTCGATGACCGCGGGATCGCGCTGCGCTGCCGGGGCATCGATGAGCGGGGTTTTGAGGTGGTGGTAGGAGCCGTCGAGGCTCTGCAGAACGGGTGAGCTGTAGCGCATAGGAGCAGATTACGATCGGCGTGAACATCGGACAAGCCGGGACATCATTGTGTCTTTCATAGGGCTTGCCTATGGTTTTGCCACAGGTAAATCCATTGCCACCTATCGCCGCGTCCGCATTGCCGCCGGGTCGTCACCGCCCTAGCGTGTCCCTATGCCCAAAGTCGCGGCGGTCAGTCCGACCATCGTCTTCGGTGACATCGAGCGCAATCTCGAGTCGATCGTCACCGCCGTGGTCGAGGCTGCCCACCGGGGAGCAGAGCTCGTCGTGGCGCCGGAACTCGCCACCAGTGGCTATGTCTTCGAGGACGCCACCGAGGCGCGCGGTCTCGCCCTCCGCGCGGACGATGCGCTCTTGACGAACCTCGGGCACCGGCTTCCGGCGGATGTCATCACCGTCTTCGGCTATGCCGAACGAGACGGTGACCGGCTCTTCAACACGGCGGCGGTGATCGGCCACGGACGCCGGCTCGCTGACTACCGCAAGTCCCACCTCTGGGACCAGGAGAAGGCCGTGTTCACGCCGGGTGACCACCCGGGGCTCCTCGTGGATACCGACGACTTCCGCCTCGGAGTGGCCATCTGCTACGACAATGAGTTCCCGGAGGTCCCGCGCGGTCTTGCTCTCTCCGGCGCGTCGATCCTCGCGCTCCCCGTCAACTGGCCGCTCGTTCCGCGTCCACCGCAGGAGCATCCGCCCGAGACCGTCCAGGCCATGGCTGCCGCCCGCTCGTCACGCCTGCCCATCGTCATCGCCGACCGTCACGGCAGCGAGCGCGATGTGCCGTGGACGGGCGGCAGCGCGATCATCGATGCTCACGGGTGGATCGCCGACGAGCAGGTCGAAGGAATCGCGCTCGCCGATGTCGAACTCTTCCCGGACGACAAGGCCATCGGCCCGCGCAACGACGTGTTCGCCGATCGGCGCCCCGAACTCTACTGATCCACTCCCGAACACCACCTGCGCAACCGGCGCCCGACCGGGCCGCGCGAAAGGATGCCGTCATGGATGCCGCCCCCGCCGCTCCGCGCACCGCTGCCATCGAAGTCAAATCGATCGACTACGTGCCGCTCGACGAGCGCACCGGAAAGCCGACCTCACTGTTCCCGCTGTGGTTCATGTCCAACGCCAACCTCACGACCCTCGCCAGCGGAATGGTCGGTGTCGCGATGGGCGCGGACTTCCTCACTTCGGTGCTTGCCGTCCTGCTCGGCTGCGCCGTCGGTACGGTGTTCACCGCTTTCCACTCCGCCCAGGGACCGCAGCTCGGGCTGCCGCAGATGATCCAATCGCGTGCGCAGTTCGGGTACCGCGGCGTGGCGGTGATCTGCCTCGTGGTCATCGCCAGCATCGTCGGGTTCAACATCTTCAACCAGATCCTCGCCGCCGATGTCGTCGCGACCGTCACCGGCATGGACACCCCGCTGCTCTGGTACGCGCTGATCACGATCCTCGCGCTCTCACTGGCGATCTTCGGTTACCACTGGATCCACCGCACCCAGGCATGGCTCACCTGGCTCTTCCTCGCGACTTTCGGCCTCTTCTCCGTGCTGGCCATCTTCTTCGTTCCATTGCCCGCGGCGAGCTTCTGGTCCGGCGAGGTGAACTGGCCGGCTTTCCTGGTGCAGTTCGGGGCCGCTTCGGCGTACGCCCTGGGGTGGGCGCCCTACGTCTCGGACTACTCGCGTTACCTGCCGCCGCAGACCAGCCCCGCGAAGGCGTCGTTCTACACCTACTCCGGGGTTTTCGTCGGCGCCAGCTGGCTGATGATCCTCGGCGCGTACGTCGCGTCGCTCTTCGCCGGCCTCGATCCGATCGAGGCCGTCCGCCGAGCCGCCGACGAGGTCATCCCCGGCTCCGGAATCGTGCTCCTCGTGGCGGCTCTGCCCGCGCTCATCACAGTGATCACCGTGAACATCTACGCCGCCGCACTCGAGGTCATCGCGACGCTGGACTCGCTGCACGGTGTCCGCGCCACCCGCCGGCTGCGCATCATCGCCTGCGCGGTCGTCGCGGCATCCGGTTTCCTGGGCGCCGCACTGTCGTCGGGTGAGTTCCTCGACAGCTTCGGCAGCTTCCTCGTGGTGCTGCTGTACGTGCTCGTCCCATGGACATCGGTCAACCTCGTCGACTACTACTTCGTGCGCCGCGGCACCTACGCCGTCACCCAGATCTTCGAACCGCGCGGACTGTACGGTTCCTGGGGTTGGCGTGGCCTCACCGCCTACGCGGCCGGCATCGTCGCCATGGTGCCTTTCGTGTCGACCGTCTGGTACACCGGCCCCGTGGCGACGATGCTCGGCGGCATCGACATCGCGCTTTTCGCTGGCCTGATCGTCTCCGGCGGCGTCTACGCGCTGCTCGGCCGCTCGCTCGATCTCACCGCCGAGCGCGAGCTCGCCGCCGCCGAATCGGCGCGCACGGGCATCCGCTCTGTGGCCTTCGGCACGCGTTGAGCGCCCCCGTCGCGGGTGATCGCTGTATCGTTCTCGCGTGACTCTTGCTCAACTGAGGGCGTTTCTCGCAGCGATGGACTCGGGGTCCTTCACTGCAGCCGCGATGGAGATCGACTCCACCCAGGCCTCGGTTTCCGAACTCATCGCACGCCTCGAGCGCGAGCTCGGATTGCCGCTGTTCACCCGTGGCGGACGCCGGCTGGTGCCTACAGCGGCTGCTCGCGAACTGCGCCCGCACGCCCTCCGCGCGGTATCGGCGATCGGCGACGGCATGGGCGCGCTCGCCGCGCTTCGATCGCTCGACGGTGGCATCTGCACCTTCGGAGTCCTGCGCAACGCGGCCTACTACGACCTGTCCGATCTGGTCGAGACGTTCCATCTGCGCCATCCCCACGTGCGAGTGCGTCTGGTCGGCCTGAACTCGGCTCTCGTGGCGGAATCGGTCGCGACGGGCGAGATCGAGGCGGGACTGGTCGTGCTGCCGATCTCGGCGACCGGCCTGTCGGTGACCCCCCTGTTCCGCGACGAGGTCGTCTTCGCCTCGTCGACCCGCGCAGCACGTGGCGGCGCCATCGGCATCGAGGAGATCGCCGCCGCGAAGCTCGTGCTGTACGACGCCTACGCCGGCTGGAACGATCCCACGCGCCGGCAGCTTCTTGACCGAGCGCAGGCGCGGGGCCTGACACTCGAGCCCGCGATCGAAGTCGAACATGTCGAGACCGCCCTCGGGCTGGTGGCGGCTGGAGCCGCCGACACCATCGTGTCGCGCACCATCGCCGAATCCGACGCGTTCCCCGAGGACATCCGCACGTTCCCGCTCTCCGAGCCTCTGTACGACACCGTTGCCCTCGTGCAACGGGAGGGCGTGGTCATCTCGCCGGCGACACAGCGGCTCGCCGAACTCGCCCAGCAGATGCTGTTGGAACGCGTGACCGAGCACGGCGGACGCACGCGCCTTATCTGAGGTGGCACGGCCACGTTTCGCGGACGACATGACGAGGGGCCGGAGGGTCGCTCCGGCCCCTCGTGGTTCGGGTCAGTCGTCTTCCGTCGCCGTCACCATGACGCCCAGAGGCGCCAGGTAGCCGTTCGGGTCGATGGTCCAGTCGGCCGCGGCTGCCGCCTCGATGACCTCGGGCGCCCACTCCAGGTAGACGCGGTCGTCTCCGCCGTTGATCACGAGGATCTCGCCGGGTCCTGACTCGCCGTCCTCCACGCAGGAGTACGACCGCCAGGCGCCGACAGGCACCGAGAATGAGTCACCGGCGCCGAGCGTCACGGTGGTGGACGGGTCGTCGTTGACGGTGATGGCCCAGCGCCCCGACTTGATCAGCAGCGCCTGCGTCTGCTGGTGGCGATGCGTGAGCACCCCCTGCCCGGCCTCCGCCCGCACCCAGGCGAGGTTGAAGGAGTGCGGCTCGTGGATGGACGGCACCTGCCGACGGTTCTCCGTCATGCCGTACCCGATCACGAGCGCGACATCCGCCCGGCCGCCGTCGACGGCCGCGCACAGCAGCGAGTGCGACGAGTAGGCGCGATCGCCCGGCTGGACCACACGCGAACGCATCTCCTCGACCGAGTACGTCGTGAGCTCGTCGATGTACTCCTGCTTCATCGGCGTGATCAGGGCGACGTCGTCCGGCAGTTCGTCACCGGCGACGGTGTCGATCAGCCGGTTGTCCGCGGTCAGGTGCAGGCCGTAGGACTCGGCTTCACGCAGCACGGACGGCCCCCAGATGATTCCTCCGGTGTCGTCGCGCCCGAGCACGGTGTAGAGGATGCCCTCATCCGGGCCCTCGTTCGTGAACCCGCGGAAGATCCACGTCGGGATCGAGATGACATCGCCATCGTGGCTGATGTACTCGCCCTGCTTGCCGTCCACGCCCCAGCGGAGGCGGAACTCGCCGCCCAGGTTGATGAACACCTCGGCGGTGAAGTGCAGGTGCAGGTTGTTCGAGATGCCGTTGGGCATACCGGCGGCGCCGGTGTTGAACCCGTGGTTCTCGGTCAGGTTGATGTACTGGCTGGCGTTCTGCGACACCCCGACCCCGATGAAGGAGTAGTTCTCCTTCTGGTCGGACCCCGGGGTCCGACAGTCGATGAATGCCGAGTTGCACGGGACCCAGTCCGAGCGGCGGATGGTCCGGCGCTCGATCTCCTTCGTGTCGACGATGACGTCGCTCATGGTCTTCTCTTCCTCTTCTCGATCAGTAGATGTTGCTCGGACCGACCGGCTCGTCGCCGCGCATTCCGGCGATCTGCGCGCGCAGCGCGATGTCGTCCCAGAGACGCACCTCTTTGACCAGCGCGCCCTTGTGGAACGTGAACTGCGAGATGCCGAGCACGTCGACGGGCTTGCCCGTCAGCGGGCCGTAGTTGGGCTTGCCGTTGTAGGTGCCGACGAACTTCCAGGTGACGGCGACGCGCAGACCCGCGTAGCGGACGTCGTAGTTGGTCTGGATGTCGCGGATCTCGAACTGCCCACCGGGGAACGCCTCGAGGAAGCCGAGCAGCGCGCGGCGGTAGCCCTCGGGCCGGATGATCACCCGGTTGCCGACCGTCACCAGAACCAGGTCGCGGTCGAAGTACTTCTCGACCTTCTGCAGGTCGCGCTCGTTCCAGACGGTCTGGATCATGTCGATCACGCGCTCGACCTCGGAGCGGTGGTCGTCCGGGCGGGGGCCGGAGTCGCCGACCGAGATCGGGTCGGCGGGTGCCGGCTCGGTCCACGAACCCGTGTACCCGCGGAAGGCTTGCGCCCTGGCGAGCTCGTCGAGGTCCGCGCCGCGAGCCAGCGCGCCGGCGAGCGAGTCGCGGACGACCCACTCCTCGACCATGCGCCCGCGCCGGTACAGGCAGTTCGCGATCGTGCGGCTGTGCTCCGAGGTCAGCAGGCTGCCCGAGAGCACGAGGTGCGAGCTGAGGAACGCGTCGTCGCCGCGCGCCTCCCAGATCACGTCCTCGGCCTGCCCGGTGCGATCCGGCGTGGCCGAGATGCGCATGAGAGTGCCCTCGATCACCTCGTCGCGCGTCGTCGAGGTTCCGTACGCGCCGTGGACGATCGAGTCCGGCTCGTAGTTCTCGCGGATGTAGCTGATGGAACGATCGACCCAGATGAGGTCGGTGACCTCGCGGATGAAGTCATCGGGGTCGGTGTAGGGCTGATAGGCGACCGGATCCAGTGGCACGCTCGTTTACTCCTTCGTGAGACGTCGTCGACCATGAACCTCGATGCTCACGGACTGGCGATGATTGGCAGTGTATGCGTATGCACAACCGGATGCAAGGGTCATCGCTCAGACACACGCGTGTCAGGCCAGATGCACCGCTCAGGAGGCGGGCGCCTCCGCGAGACTGCGTCGCGCGACGAACGCCGAGGCGAATCGGGTGCGCTCGAGCGGAGCATCCGGAGCCTCGATCCTGCGCACCATCAGGTCGGCCGCGGCGGCCGCCATCCCCCCGATGTCGTAGCCGACCGTGGCCAGATCGATGATCGGCCAGGATGCCTCGGGCAGGTCGTCGAACCCGACGATCGAGAGGTCCTCCGGAACCCGCAGACCCGCGCGATGCGCGGCGTTGAGCGCCCCGTAGGCGACGACGTCGTTGCCGCAGAACAGCAGCGTCGGGCGATCGGGTCCCTGCAGCAGCTCGCTCGCGCCGGCCTCGCCGGCCGCGGCGCTGTAGACACCGCGTCGGATCGCCGACTCATCGAGGGCGATGCCGTGCTCGCGGAGGGCGTCGGTCAGCGCGCGCTCGCGGACCTGCGCCGTGCTGGTGTTGCTCGGCCCGAGCACGGCGCCGACCCGACGGTGACCGTGTTCCGCGGCGGTGGCGACGGCCTCTCGGTAGCCGGGAGCGGGGTCGACGACGGCCGCATCGGCGTCGACGAGCGAGCCGGTCCGGTTGAAGTAGACGAACGGCAGTCCGCGGTCCTTGAGCCGCACGGGCGCGACCGAATCCATCGTCATCGTCGCGAGAATGACGCCATCCAGGCCGTTGGCGGTGAGGCGCTCCGCGATCGTGTCGTTGTCTGCCGACTCGGTGTGCAGCATGAGCTGGTAGCCGAGACGCTCGAGCTCGCGATGGGCCGGGGCGATGATGTGCGAATAGAACTGGTTGTCGAGGTCGGTCAGCAGCAGTCCGATCCGGCGCGTGCGTCCGGAGGACAGTGCTCGGCCGGCTTCACTGGGGACGTATCCCAGCACCTGCGCGGCTTCGCGGACCCTGACCTTCGTCTCGGCGGAGACCCGCGGATCATCCCGCAGCGCACGCGACACTGTTGGCTGCGAAACGCCGGCCAGCCGCGCGACGTCCCTACTGGTAACCACCATTGGCTGTCCCCCTCCGAGCTCTTCGGATTCTAGTGCGCTTGACCGTCTGTGCATACGGGGTCATACTTGCCACATACGTATGCATTGAAAGGATCAGTCTATGCCCCTGCATCTGAAGAGCGCGCCGACGAAGACGTTCGCTGACACATCGCAGCAGGATGTCGCCGAGCGCGTGCGGGATATCATCGCGGATATCCGGGAGAACGGCGATGACGCCGTCCGCCGCTACGCGGAGAAGTTCGACAACTGGAGCCCGCCCTCCTACCGGCTCTCAGACGACGAAGTCGACGACATCATCGCGACGCTGGATCCGCAGGTCATCGCCGACATCGAGTTCGTCCAGACGCAGGTCCGCCGCTTCGCGCAGGCGCAGCGCGACTCGCTCGTCGACATCGAGGTCGAGACGCTTCCCGGCGTCTTCCTGGGTCAGAAGCACGTGCCGGTGCAGGCCGCCGGTGCCTACATCCCCGGCGGCAAGTACCCTCTCACCGCCTCCGCGCACATGACGATCATCACCGCGAAGGTCGCCGGCGTCCCCCGGGTCGTCGCGTGCACGCCGCCCATCCGCGGCGAGATCCCCGCGGCCACCGTGGCCGCGATGAAGATGGCGGGCGCCGATGAGATCTACGTCCTCGGCGGAATCCAGGCTGTGGCGGCGATGGCCGTCGGCACCGACACGATCGAGCGGGTCAACATGATCGCCGGCCCAGGCAACGCCTATGTCGCCGAGGCCAAGCGCCAGCTGTTCGGCGAGGTCGGCATCGACCTGTTCGCCGGTCCAACCGAGATCCTCATCGTGGCCGACGAGCACGCCGACCCGTTCTTCACCGCGGTCGACCTGCTGTCGCAGGCCGAGCACGGCCCGGAGTCCCCCGCCGTCCTCGTGACGACGTCGCAGGCCCTCGGCGAACAGGTCATCGAGTGGATCGAGAAGCTGCTCCCCGGGATGTCGACGCGCGACTACGCCGAACCGGCCTGGCGCGACTGGGGTCAGGTCATCGTCGCCGAGGATCTGGACGAGGCGTACCGCATCGCGGACGACTTCGCGTTCGAGCACGTGCAGGTGTTCACGCAGAACCCGCGGGAGGCGCTCACCCGCATGCACGATTATGGCGCGCTCTTCCTCGGGGAGAACACCTGCGTCTCCTACGGCGACAAGGTGATCGGCACGAACCACGTGCTCCCGACGCTGGGCGCCGCTCGCTACACGGGCGGGCTGTGGGTGGGCAAGTACCTGCGCACGGTCACCTATCAGGAGGTCACCT
This window contains:
- a CDS encoding helix-turn-helix domain-containing protein is translated as MPVIVDIDVMLARRKMGVGELAERIGITPTNLAVLKNGRAKAVRFTTLDALCEALECQPGDLLRWVPEDAAG
- the panB gene encoding 3-methyl-2-oxobutanoate hydroxymethyltransferase — translated: MSARPAPARRLTLRDLAAKKAAGEKIVMVTAYDHPSAQIVEAAGVDVVLVGDSAAMTVLGYDSTVPVTIDEMLMLTKAVRRGLERPLLVGDLPFGSYEASDAEAIATARRFVKEAGVDLVKIERGGTSIDRARALVSAGIPVVGHVGLTPQTAASFGGYRAQGRRADAALAVIDDAIALQDAGCTMLVIEAVPSEVTAALMPLLEIPVVGIGAGADADGQVLVFHDLLGIHAGGAARFVRRYADLRTDAIAGVTAYADEVRSGAYPASEHTYAMARGEVGRLEKLLAAR
- the panD gene encoding aspartate 1-decarboxylase, with translation MRRTMLKSKIHRATITASDLNYVGSITVDPDLLDAADILPYEQVHVVDVNNGARFVTYTLAGERGTGEIKVNGAAARLVHTGDTIIVISYADYSREDFEGYEPVVVHVDPTNAIVQIDAAVGELVA
- the panC gene encoding pantoate--beta-alanine ligase, whose translation is MKILRTITEIRATVQAARAEHRTVGLVPTMGAFHEGHLSLMREARAHNDLVVVSLFVNPTQFAANEDLSTYPRDEARDAALAEAEGVDVLFAPEPSEVYPDGFATTVHVAGITEVLDGASRGIHHFDGVATVVIKLFGIVRPDVAYFGQKDAQQVLVVRRVVRDLNLDVRIEACPIVREADGLAMSSRNVYLDPDARAQATALSRALDAAHAVHDAGARDAAVIRTAALEVLDGAGISPEYLELRDAETLEPVATTRNDTLLAVAARVGAARLIDNHTLRGDA
- a CDS encoding Rossmann-like and DUF2520 domain-containing protein, whose product is MNPAAVLTSDATIAVVGAGRLGTVLARALRATEFDVRGPSGRTDEIPQSDIALLCVPDAAIPEAAARTRPHVTLLGHVSGATPLTDVDFSIHPLQTFTGTESPEVFHGIGAAIDGRTPIAREAAEHLARAVGARPFPVDDAHRASYHAAASFASNFVLTVLDAAEHLAESAGVSDARDLLAPLVRQSVDNWRERGASEALTGPIARGDIATVERQREAAEREGLDVLFDALANATGVVARGERVSTRSLRSLAQRTEKGRSLAHGAENPAAGTSGGDA
- a CDS encoding cupin domain-containing protein encodes the protein MTTDVRNIDTALAAISEHWQPHRLTSINDYDVKVVKLQGEFVWHTHPDTDELFMVISGELTIQLRDRDVVLGPNDVFVVPKGVEHCPKADGEVHALLFEPQGTVNTGDAGGERTSELRELG
- the hisD gene encoding histidinol dehydrogenase, with translation MRYSSPVLQSLDGSYHHLKTPLIDAPAAQRDPAVIETVSGMLSDIQKRGIDAVLDYARTLDRYDGRDIELSAAQIASSGDRLPSDLREAIELGAARTQAFAKESRAHLKDFETELVPGLVTGARYVPVSRVGAYLPAGRFPLTASAFMTVGVAKAAGVPTVIACTPPQPDGNANDAVVYAAHLSGVDRVFVLGGVQALAAMAYGLLGDLPVDMLVGAGNAFVAEAKRQLFGTVAIDLLAGPSEVAVISDETADPELVAADLLGQAEHGPNSPAALVTTSEEHGKAVIAAVERQLETLSTAEICGPAWRNYGVVTVAKDRETAAALMDDLAPEHLELLTADDDWYHENLRNYGSLFIGPWSTVAYSDKGMAGTNHVLPTAGGAKHSAGLSVSRFLKPLTYQRIAREATPELANAVQVISDSEGMAAHSATATLRLERL
- a CDS encoding nitrilase-related carbon-nitrogen hydrolase, translating into MPKVAAVSPTIVFGDIERNLESIVTAVVEAAHRGAELVVAPELATSGYVFEDATEARGLALRADDALLTNLGHRLPADVITVFGYAERDGDRLFNTAAVIGHGRRLADYRKSHLWDQEKAVFTPGDHPGLLVDTDDFRLGVAICYDNEFPEVPRGLALSGASILALPVNWPLVPRPPQEHPPETVQAMAAARSSRLPIVIADRHGSERDVPWTGGSAIIDAHGWIADEQVEGIALADVELFPDDKAIGPRNDVFADRRPELY